In Pleurocapsa sp. PCC 7319, the following are encoded in one genomic region:
- a CDS encoding SMP-30/gluconolactonase/LRE family protein encodes MKEAIAVYDQRMYSIIDPDVQLEKLADGAKHTEGPVYIPEDDSVIFSDVSGNKLFGWNARDGVSVIREPSEYQNGNYLDLSGRLVSCSHGQRAIIRREHNGEWIILCDRYQNNRLNSPNDLVVKSDGTIWFTDPPFGLTQPGEGYGGNQEQAGSFVFRFDPDTGEIDAVIKEMERPNGLAFSPDESILYVSDTSQVDHPQSHHYIRAYDLIDATELVNSRVFAVIEPGQPDGLRVDQQGNIFTSSADSVQIYAPDGTRWGKILVPEVVANLTFGGKDGRRLFITAGSSLYAINLKSINQS; translated from the coding sequence ATGAAAGAGGCGATCGCAGTTTACGACCAACGAATGTACTCAATTATTGACCCAGATGTCCAATTAGAAAAACTAGCCGATGGAGCAAAACATACAGAAGGCCCTGTGTATATTCCTGAAGACGATAGCGTTATTTTTAGTGATGTAAGTGGTAACAAGTTATTCGGCTGGAATGCTAGAGATGGGGTAAGTGTAATTCGCGAACCATCTGAATATCAAAACGGTAATTATCTTGATTTATCAGGGCGATTAGTCAGTTGTTCTCATGGTCAAAGGGCAATTATTAGACGGGAGCATAATGGAGAATGGATTATTTTATGCGATCGCTACCAAAATAATCGTCTAAATAGTCCTAACGATCTAGTAGTAAAAAGTGACGGTACAATTTGGTTTACCGATCCCCCATTCGGGTTGACTCAACCAGGAGAGGGATATGGTGGAAATCAGGAACAAGCGGGAAGTTTTGTCTTTCGCTTTGACCCCGATACAGGGGAAATAGATGCGGTAATTAAAGAGATGGAACGTCCTAATGGGTTAGCTTTTAGTCCCGATGAAAGTATTTTGTATGTCTCCGATACATCTCAAGTCGATCATCCTCAAAGTCATCACTATATTCGCGCTTACGATTTAATCGATGCCACAGAACTGGTTAACAGTAGAGTATTTGCAGTTATTGAACCGGGACAACCTGACGGATTAAGAGTAGATCAACAAGGAAATATTTTTACTAGTTCTGCTGATAGTGTTCAAATATACGCCCCTGACGGTACTCGTTGGGGTAAGATTCTTGTCCCTGAAGTTGTCGCCAATC